A part of Actinobaculum sp. 313 genomic DNA contains:
- the purB gene encoding adenylosuccinate lyase: MSFQRLADVVPPIALGPLDGRYRSVTAPLVDYLSEAALNRMRIYVEIEWLIYLVRHRVLPGIPLLGDDDIAYLRSIPETFGAAEIEELAAIESETKHDVKAVEYFLKRRLAMPTPGTATSGTPGTPTPGTAIPGTPATPTPGMPGTLEMPSTSGTPDADHRDTAAHAITTNPPAQTIATNPAAPVGTPAPHDRGNSPSSSAIPPTNTPTSRNRNLEHDAGSTTINPPTPTPPTGASSLAAMHEIVHIFCTSEDINNLAYALTVKGAIENVWLPAAQELTEQLADLARATAKLPMLSHTHGQTATPTTLGKEMAVFAHRLRRQLKRIRSAEYLGKLNGATGTFGAHHVAVPSVDWPAVSRDFVEGLDLTWNPLTTQIESHDWQADLYADVAHFNRIAHNLATDFWTYISLDYFHQNLAAQGTTGSSTMPHKVNPIRFENAEANLEISSALLDTLAATLVTSRMQRDLTDSTTQRNIGTALGHSLLAVDNLRRGIAGVDPNPQRLAADLDAAWEVLGEPIQQAMRAASIAGATGMGNPYERLKELTRGRTVGAQEMRDFIRSLGIPDDVERRLLELTPASYTGLAARLVGYLD; the protein is encoded by the coding sequence ATGAGCTTCCAGCGCCTTGCCGACGTCGTCCCGCCGATCGCCCTCGGCCCGCTCGATGGTCGTTATCGCTCAGTCACTGCACCTTTGGTTGACTACCTCTCCGAGGCTGCTCTTAACCGCATGCGCATCTATGTCGAAATCGAGTGGCTTATCTACCTCGTCCGGCATAGAGTGCTGCCTGGCATTCCTCTGCTGGGCGACGACGACATCGCCTACCTCCGTTCAATCCCTGAGACCTTTGGGGCGGCCGAGATCGAAGAGCTCGCCGCCATCGAGTCCGAAACAAAACATGATGTCAAGGCCGTCGAGTACTTCCTCAAACGTCGGCTAGCTATGCCTACACCAGGTACGGCGACATCGGGCACGCCGGGCACACCTACACCAGGTACAGCGATACCAGGCACGCCAGCTACGCCGACGCCGGGTATGCCAGGCACGCTGGAAATGCCAAGCACGTCAGGTACGCCAGATGCTGACCACCGCGATACAGCCGCCCACGCGATAACCACTAACCCACCCGCCCAAACAATAGCCACTAACCCAGCGGCCCCCGTCGGCACCCCTGCACCACATGACCGCGGCAACTCCCCATCAAGCTCCGCCATACCTCCCACGAACACGCCCACATCGCGCAACCGCAACCTTGAACACGATGCAGGCAGCACCACCATTAATCCCCCTACTCCCACACCCCCAACTGGCGCGAGTTCCCTTGCCGCCATGCACGAAATCGTCCATATTTTCTGCACCAGCGAAGACATCAACAACCTGGCGTATGCGCTTACCGTCAAAGGTGCTATCGAAAACGTGTGGTTACCAGCCGCACAGGAACTGACCGAGCAGCTTGCCGATCTGGCCCGCGCCACCGCCAAGCTTCCCATGCTTTCGCACACCCATGGTCAAACCGCTACGCCGACCACGCTCGGCAAGGAGATGGCGGTGTTTGCTCATCGCCTGCGTCGGCAGCTCAAACGCATCCGCTCCGCCGAGTACTTGGGTAAGCTCAACGGCGCCACAGGCACCTTCGGCGCGCATCACGTTGCCGTGCCGAGCGTCGACTGGCCCGCCGTCTCGCGCGACTTCGTCGAAGGCCTCGACCTGACCTGGAATCCCCTCACCACACAGATCGAGTCGCACGATTGGCAGGCGGACCTCTACGCCGACGTCGCACACTTCAATCGCATTGCGCATAACCTCGCCACCGATTTTTGGACATACATATCACTCGACTACTTCCATCAGAATCTCGCCGCGCAGGGAACCACCGGATCCTCCACCATGCCACACAAGGTCAACCCGATCCGGTTCGAGAATGCGGAGGCCAATCTGGAAATCTCGAGTGCTTTACTAGATACGCTCGCCGCAACGCTGGTGACCTCACGTATGCAGCGCGATCTCACCGATTCCACCACGCAACGAAACATCGGCACCGCACTCGGCCATTCTCTGTTAGCGGTGGACAATCTACGCCGCGGTATCGCCGGGGTGGATCCGAATCCACAGCGGCTCGCGGCCGACCTCGACGCCGCATGGGAGGTGCTCGGCGAACCGATTCAACAGGCCATGCGCGCCGCATCCATCGCTGGCGCCACGGGGATGGGGAATCCGTATGAACGGCTCAAGGAGTTGACCCGCGGCCGGACCGTCGGAGCGCAGGAGATGCGCGATTTCATCCGCAGTTTAGGCATTCCCGACGACGTCGAACGGCGCCTACTGGAACTGACACCGGCCAGTTACACCGGCCTGGCGGCCCGATTAGTTGGTTATCTCGACTGA
- a CDS encoding DedA family protein has translation MTGATIGTVLSEATASTTLSHATTSAMLSDTTASAGAELTGIAGWAVDVMTALGGIGAAALIALENLFPPLPSEVILPLAGFAAGTGAELSLISAILWCTAGSVVGAWILYGLGAWLGRERALRLLTRLPLVNAHDITRTESWFLHHGSWTVFLGRMIPVFRSLISLPAGVTRMHPLRFTLLTAAGSAIWNSVLITAGYTLGANWSIVGDYVGVFSRVVAIAVGVVALYWVFRRWRVLRRWRSVPQHSDAPPQGQNSSRPAADADRAASPTH, from the coding sequence ATGACAGGCGCGACAATCGGCACCGTCCTTTCTGAGGCGACCGCCAGCACCACCCTTTCCCACGCCACCACCAGCGCCATGCTATCTGACACCACGGCCAGCGCAGGCGCCGAGTTGACTGGGATCGCCGGCTGGGCAGTCGACGTGATGACCGCTCTCGGCGGCATAGGGGCTGCAGCCCTTATCGCCCTGGAAAACCTCTTCCCGCCTCTGCCCTCCGAAGTGATCCTGCCCCTAGCTGGCTTTGCCGCTGGCACAGGCGCGGAGCTCTCTCTGATCTCGGCCATTCTTTGGTGCACGGCGGGCTCCGTAGTCGGAGCATGGATACTGTACGGTCTGGGAGCCTGGCTCGGGCGTGAACGAGCACTGCGTCTGCTCACGCGTCTGCCGTTGGTCAACGCGCATGACATCACGCGCACGGAGTCATGGTTCCTCCACCACGGGAGTTGGACCGTTTTCCTTGGTCGTATGATCCCGGTGTTCCGCTCGTTAATCTCATTGCCCGCGGGTGTCACTCGCATGCATCCACTCCGTTTCACCCTGCTCACGGCAGCCGGCTCGGCAATCTGGAATAGCGTGTTGATCACCGCCGGGTATACACTCGGCGCCAATTGGAGCATAGTTGGGGATTACGTCGGCGTCTTCAGCCGCGTTGTCGCAATTGCGGTTGGAGTGGTAGCGCTCTACTGGGTGTTCCGACGCTGGCGGGTGTTGCGGCGCTGGCGTTCAGTGCCACAGCACTCTGACGCTCCGCCGCAGGGCCAGAACAGTTCGCGCCCCGCCGCCGACGCCGACCGCGCGGCGTCACCCACACACTAG
- a CDS encoding ABC transporter permease produces the protein MSQVVMHNDLRGGVSDQLTRQATWIGAFLIILTVLLIANSMIVSVTARTTEIGVRRALGASRSAVAGVFWFEGAVIGALGGLAGAALAAITITGVAAFNNWSAYLNLGWIALGPVLGMVVGIVASAYPALRATRIHPAIAVRAD, from the coding sequence GTGTCGCAGGTGGTGATGCATAACGATTTGCGCGGCGGAGTCTCCGACCAATTGACCCGGCAGGCCACCTGGATTGGCGCGTTCCTCATAATTCTTACCGTGCTGCTGATTGCCAACTCGATGATCGTTTCCGTGACGGCGCGTACCACCGAGATAGGCGTGCGACGGGCGCTCGGCGCATCACGATCCGCCGTGGCAGGTGTGTTCTGGTTCGAAGGCGCTGTGATCGGCGCGCTCGGTGGTTTGGCCGGGGCGGCGCTGGCGGCGATCACCATCACGGGGGTCGCGGCGTTTAACAACTGGTCGGCATATCTGAACCTGGGCTGGATCGCGCTTGGGCCTGTGCTCGGTATGGTGGTCGGAATTGTTGCTTCGGCATATCCGGCACTGCGAGCCACGCGGATCCATCCGGCCATCGCGGTGCGGGCAGACTAG